The Megalobrama amblycephala isolate DHTTF-2021 linkage group LG8, ASM1881202v1, whole genome shotgun sequence region GTTTCCTCTTGAGAGAATGTTTCACTGAAAGACTGTGCACTGTCACAATCAAATGATTTCTATTTACGTCTGCATTTTAAATGTAGCCGTGAGAATTGATCTCCATATATATGGTACATAAGGCATGTAAAACATTCAGAAATGGACTGCATTATCCCATTCAGACATGTGCTGAGAAGAAACTCTTCATCTGTGGCCTACTGTTGTTTTACGTGCATGCATGATTTCATGCTATTGCCATGGCAAGATTTACAAAGGTTGCTGTCTTATAAATCACACCAGTATAGCACTTCCAAAAGATTTATTGATTACAAGGGCCAAACATATCAAGTATGCTTGTtttaaatactgaaaaaaataaaataataataattctttgGTTGAACTTAATTCAGTtggaatgttgaattttcataatattatattaaaactcCTAATCTCAATTATCTTGTGTAGTAGAAACCTAAATGAATTCAGATAACCACAATAAAATACATCAGAGTAAATCAAATGAATTTCttgcagttatcatttgcaTGCTAAATATGCTGCATTTGttcatataatatatgtaacatGTTATTTGCAACAGAAGCTATTTTAAACTCCAAATTAAAAGAATATTAAACAGTAACACATATCGCCTTTTTCAtcttatttaaaaacatataaaatactaCCTGAATTCTgtaaatgttgggacgtttttttaaagttgaataaaatgaaaactaaaagactttcaaaaacatgagctacattgtggaatactttaaaaacaatgttcctcaacgtcaaattgcaaaggctttgcaaatctcatcatctacagggcataacatcatcaaaagattcagagaaactggagaaaccTCTGTgggtaagggacaaggccgaagacctttattggatgcccatgGTCTTTGGGCCCTCAgatgacactgcatcactcatcggcatgattgtgtcaatgacattactaaatggaccaaggaatacttccagaaaccactgtcggtaaacacaatctgccgtgccatctgcagatgccaactaaagctctatcatgcaaaaaggaagccatatgtgaacatggtccagaagccccgtcatgtcctgtgggccaaggctcatttaaaatggactgtttcaaagtggaaaagttctatggtcagacgagtctaaatttgacattcttgttggaaataaCGGACACCGTGTCCTCTGGGGTAAAGAGGtgggagaccttccagcatgttatcagcattcagttcaaaCGCCAGCATTTGTGATAGTATGGGGGTGCACATGTGCATAATTGTATTGCATTTGTAGTgtagttaatatattaaaagtaaatttttaaaaaaacttgcagataatataatattaaatgaaataaaatggcTTCTTAAGTATACTTAAAGAGGTATACTTTCATAACACctaagtatacttttaaaaagtgcactttgcaatttatcaaaattaaaatgagaaagTTCTACattaaagtacatttaaaatcatgttttagtaatctttactaaaaaaaagtacacttatttttatGTGTTGATTAACGTACTAAAGGACAAGTACTTGATTATTATATTGCAACtatattaaagtatattaaagtaTATTCAGTGCATTACATTCAACAGTAGACTTTaaccacattgcaaagacaatagaaataattatgaattacatataaagataaTTTATGTGGGTCAAAAAGTAATCTTAAATTCAACTtctgcatttaatataaatgtatacaataattaattttcatttcattgtaACTAAAATACATAAGTGTCGTAAATCATTGCATTCAGTTCACActtattcttttaaagtatattgttttaataataagtagtttttttaagtttgcaAAAGTCtatttctttttcacaagggcagTTAATGTTAATGACAATTATTCATGTTGTCCCAATATAAATAGATTATAAAACTTCTACTTAACAGTGTTTTGCACACAATGAAATGCTGTGATCAAATGTATGTTGCATTAGCTCATTTTAATAAACTGAGCaagaatcaaaaatattttttgtgtgtaagTGACTGTAATGTGTGAAACATCATTAAAACCCACTGACTTCCTCTTCATCCTTTGCCCATTATAGATGAGGAACACATACTCATTTTCACAGAggcttttcagtgacctttATCAAAGCTACTGCTGAGAGTCTGAAGACATATGTTAAATACAGCAGTTTTCACAGCTCAGTCCTGACTCTGCTGACCTTTTAATAAGAATGTGTTTGAAAACCCTCTAGCACTCATTTCTAAATGGCCTGCTCACCCATATTTGACAATAGCTTTGACTAGGAAATACTGTCCTTGTTCGTATGTATGATTAGGTCCTTAAAATAACCTCAAATTAACCCAGATGTGAGGTTGTCTGACAGATAGTGCTCTGTGTTCCTAGGCTGTCAAAGTAATGTTCAGAGCCATACCTCTCATTCACAGCTGATAAATTACCATGGCTGCGTTTGAAGTATAAAGGCATCAAAAGCAATCTGGGTGATTAAATTGCAAAGCTTAGAGGatgtgaaacacacacaaacaaaaacgtCTGAATGCAGATGATGTGATCCAGAGCAATATCTGTAATTCACACTGGCACCATGCATCTGTCTCTGTTATTTCCCACCAAGAGCGCATAGACAATCAGCAGCTGGCTGGAATTTGAACATAAAGCAAACATTAGGTGGATTTTGCTGATAAAGCAGATTTTCAGATAGTTTTTCTTATCCAACCATTACACAGAAACTGTGGTAAGAACACAGTCATTAAGAATTGGAATTACATTACTGTATTTCCAATAGTGGTTTCTTAATGGAAAAATATTGAGTAATGATAAAACAATGAATGTTGCCACATTTGCACTGAATAACAATGAAATGTattcacattatttatttatattctagTCATATTCTCTCATACAGAAATGTGTTTCCATTTTGATAACTTCCTGGAGGCCTATTGAGACTTCTTACTCTACTGCAAGCTAACATTAGAAGCGGGCACTAAATGTGGATCACTGGGTTCTTTGGGTTTATAGTCATCCCCTTTGTGTAACATTTAACATACAGCCTAATTATAATTGCATTAAAACAGCAacaatgatattatattatagctCATTATTCTGAGACTAAACTCACTTTCACATTCATCAATTTTGGTACAGTCCTTCAAATTTATCTATCATCATTTTTAAAGGCTTGTAAAACTTAAAGGCAAAGCTTGACAAATTTGAGGGGAATGCGCAGGGCAGTTGGTATATAAGATCTCCCCTCAGGATCTCCCTGCGGAGAAGGTCTGGTTTGAAGGGCTTCGTTGATTTGGTCATCCAAAGACCATTGAATGGGATTGGTGATGATGGCTGGAGAGAGAATTGGTTCTGAAGGTGTGGAACATACTTCTGTCACGAccaccagttggagtgccctgtctagccaccagagggcactccaccccGGACCTTGTTTCACTGTTacagactacatttcccataactcACTCCTGGACTTGTTATCCCTGTCATTACACTCAGCTGTTTTGAGTTCTGTAATCAGTGTCTATTTAGTCTGTTTGTTCTGTTCTGGTTATGGTGGTTTAATTTACAGTCACAGAGTTTGTTTGTGTTCCCTGTTTTTGTTCTGGACTGTTTGACGGACTTGATCTTTGCTTGGACGACGCTGTTTATGGATTACCCTCAAATaaaagctgcacttggatctcctTGCCTGTTTCTGTGATTTCCCGTGACATAAACCACCATCATGAACAGATCCAGCAGCAGGAGGGATCGGCCAGTCTCTAGTGGCTGGGGAGGTCGGGGCAGTCTCCAGGATCTGGCTAGACTTCGGCAGCGAGGTATGGAGATACGAGCCTTCACTCAGAGGTTCTGGTCGCGGGCAGAGATACATCGTCACCCTGATGTGGTCCTCAGAGACACTTTTAATGAGTGTTTAGATGACCCTCTGCTGAGCTGGGAAATGGACCTAGTAAAGACTCTTTCCTTCTGGAATTTCGCCCATTATTTGTACCTTCGCAAGGACAGTGTGGTACAGAGACCTCCAGCACCtgcttcagagcccgctccagcctgcGAGGTCGCTCCCGAATCCACAGAGGAGGAGGGTATAGAATTACCGCCTCACTTTCgtaaaaggaggaagaggaggaggaaggcttcGATCATCCCTCaaggcccggaggccttcccagagcccgctccagtcagtgagtctactccagagcccactccagctagtgagtccactccagagcccgctccagccagtgagttcactccagccagtgagtccattccagccagggagtccgatccagtcagtgagtccactccagagcctgctccagtcagtgaatccactccagtcagtgagtccactctaGAGCCCACTCCCGTCAGTGAGTccgttccagccagtgagtccgttccAGAGCCCGCTGTTGGCCCGGAGGTCACCCCAGAGGTTTTGGTGTCAAACGCCCTTCCGGTGAGTCCTGACATGGCCAAGAAAACTGTCTTTGTCTCTTATGTCTTGGCAGTTTTGCATGCTTGGAGAATGCACGTAGGGTCTGGTGACCACGGTCCAGAGCAGTCCAggcccgctccagccagcgagtccgctccagccagcgagtccactccagtccccgctccagccagcgagtccgTTCCAGAGCCCGCTGTTGGCCCGGAGGCCACCCCAGAGGTTTTAGTGTTAAACGCCTCCCCGGTGAGTCCTGATATTGCCAAGAAAGCGGTCTTTGTCTTTTATGTCTTGGCAGTTTTGCGTGCTTGGGGAACGCACGTAAGGTCTGGTGACCACGgtccagagcagcccgagcccgctggcgtcccagagcagcccgagcccgctggcgtcccagagcagcccgagcccgctggcgtcccagagcagcccgagcccactggcgtcccagagcagcccgagcccgctggcgtcccagagcagcccgagcccgctggcgtcccagagcagcccgagcccgctggcgtcccagagcagcccgagctccctgatacggccacggaggtcCTCAACGAGCTGTCCTCTTTCCCTGATACGGTCATGGAGCAGCCTTGGTCCGTCCTGCCGCCGCCCAGGCTGCCAGCCCTGCCGCCACCACCCAGGCCGTCAGCCCCGCCGCCGACGCCATCCAAGCCTTCTGTCTTGTCGTCGCCAttcaagccttctgccctgccgccactgcCCAGGCCGGTTGAACCTTTGAAACCTGCCTGGTCAGTTCCCCCAGTGCCGCCCTGGCGATCAGCCAGGACTCTAGACCTGCGGGAACCTGCCTGGTCAATTCccccagcgccgccctggcattTAGCCTGGACCCCGAATTTCATGGAACCCCCATGGTCTGTTCCTCCAGCTCCCCCCTGGCCCTCAGCCAGGGACTCTGGTCTTGGCCCACCATCCCGCCCCCTGGTCCTCCTCcggtccacctccctcctgagtttttgttttttattgggTCTTGTTGGAGCGTCTGGGATCCGCTCCGTAgagagggggtactgtcacgaccaccagttggagtgccctgtctagccaccagagggcactccaccccGGACCTTGTTTCACTGTTacagactacatttcccataactcACTCCTGGACTTGTTATCCCTGTCATTACACTCAGCTGTTATGAGTTTTGTAATCAGTGTCTATTTAGTCTGTTTGTTCTATTCTGGTTATGGTGGTTTAATTTACAGTCACAGAGTTTGTTTGTGTTCCCTGTTTTTGTTCTGGACTGTTTGACGGACTTGATCTTTGCTTGGACGACGCTGTTTATGGATTACCCTCAAATaaaagctgcacttggatctcctTGCCTGTTTCTGTGATTTCCCGTGACAACTTCAGGTGAGTAGACTCTTGACAGGGCATCTGCCTTGAAGTTTCTTGAACCGGGTCAGTAAGGTACCTTGAAGTTGAACCGTGTGAAGAATAGAGCCCATCGTGCTTGTCTCGGGTTGAGtcgttgagcttcacaaagATATTCCAGATTTCGGTTGTCTATTATCACCTCGAATGGATGTTTAGCTCTCTCCAGCCAGTGTTTCCATTCTTTGAGAGCTAATTTAATGGCCAACAGTTCACAATTGCCAATATCATAGTTCTGCTCCGCTGGGGACAGTTTCTTGGAGAaaaaggcacatggatggagtttAGGCACACTCCCCTGCCATTGTGTTAGCACTGCCCCACTCCTGTGGTTGAAGCATCCATTTCGACAATGAAGGGTAGTTTGGGGTCAGGATGGACTAAGATTGGGGCAGTGCAAAAGGCATTCTTGAGACTTTGGAAGGCTTCTGTAGTATATGGATCCCAGGATAGAGACTTGGGCCGGTCCTTTAGCAGTGATGTGAGAGGAGAGGAAATCTTGCTGTAGTTGGCAATAAATCGACGATAGAAGTTGGCAAGGGCAAGGAATTTCTGAAGTTCTTTAACGGTGGTTGGAATTGGCCAGTTCTGGATGGCTTTCACCTTCCCCTGGTCCATTTCAATCCCTTGCTCACTGATGACATATCCTAGGAATGAGATGGTGGACTTATGGAAGTCGCATTTTTCCAATTTGAGGTATAGATACTCTTTCAGTTTTTGTATGACCTGCGTAACGTGCTGGTGGTGGTCGGCCATGGTCCAACCATACTCACTGTTTGGTCTCATCTATGCCAAGTTGCTCTGACACCTGACTTCTCTTCCTGGACTGTGTTtgtatcatcatcatcatcatcatcagtcatcatcatcatcatcatcatcatcatcatcaccaccaccaccatcTTCTTCTCCTGTGGCTCACTCAACCTGCAGACTTTCTACACAACTTTCAATACAAGCTAACCTTTTGCACTGTGAATTCTGAGTCTCCTCTTCTGTGGTGTGACATTGAGCCACCATGGTCAAAGTTTTGTTTAGATGATTTTCATGATGTCAGTCAATGCTGGAAATGTTTGTTATATACTTTGACTCTGACTGTCAGTTTTGTCTAGCTGAATGCTATTCAACAGTAGGTAAAACATTTCTGGGAAAAGTCAATACTGTAGTACACAGAAAAAGAATATGCACATTTGtatatacacaaaatataataataattgtagcAATGTGTTGCACataaacagaaaacattctTTGTCAAAGATATTTATGGAATATA contains the following coding sequences:
- the LOC125274500 gene encoding uncharacterized mitochondrial protein AtMg00860-like codes for the protein MADHHQHVTQVIQKLKEYLYLKLEKCDFHKSTISFLGYVISEQGIEMDQGKVKAIQNWPIPTTVKELQKFLALANFYRRFIANYSKISSPLTSLLKDRPKSLSWDPYTTEAFQSLKNAFCTAPILVHPDPKLPFIVEMDASTTGVGQC